A single region of the Deinococcus carri genome encodes:
- a CDS encoding VOC family protein, with translation MTVQTQHAPGTAAWYDLTTAKPEETRRFYGDLFGWTFEDQGPEFGHYHMVRQNGHAVAGFMLKAPEMAQMPSAWTVYYSSADAQADAARIRELGGQVMVDPMQVQELGHMLVAADPTGAVFGLWQPLAFGGSELENEHGSMAWQEVNTRDAAGARTFYTQLLGVTSEAMPGGVTYHILKQGEGNVGGIMQMEGEHWPVSVPPHWMPYFAVNDIGQAVRVAGESGGSVRVPPFDTPYGRVAVLADPDGAVFSVVELGRS, from the coding sequence ATGACCGTACAGACCCAGCACGCCCCCGGAACCGCCGCCTGGTACGACCTCACCACCGCGAAGCCGGAGGAAACCCGGCGGTTTTACGGCGACCTCTTCGGCTGGACCTTCGAGGATCAGGGGCCGGAGTTCGGGCATTACCACATGGTCCGCCAGAACGGTCACGCTGTCGCCGGATTCATGCTCAAAGCCCCGGAAATGGCCCAGATGCCCAGCGCCTGGACGGTCTATTACAGCAGCGCCGACGCCCAGGCTGATGCCGCCCGCATCCGGGAACTGGGGGGCCAGGTCATGGTGGACCCCATGCAGGTGCAGGAGCTGGGGCACATGCTGGTCGCCGCCGACCCCACCGGCGCGGTGTTCGGCCTGTGGCAGCCCCTGGCGTTCGGGGGGTCCGAACTGGAGAACGAACACGGCAGCATGGCCTGGCAGGAGGTGAACACCCGTGACGCGGCAGGGGCACGGACCTTCTACACGCAGCTTCTCGGCGTGACCAGCGAAGCCATGCCGGGCGGCGTGACCTACCACATCCTCAAGCAGGGGGAGGGCAACGTCGGTGGAATCATGCAGATGGAAGGGGAACACTGGCCCGTCTCCGTTCCTCCGCACTGGATGCCCTACTTCGCCGTGAACGACATCGGGCAGGCTGTCCGGGTCGCTGGCGAGAGCGGCGGCAGCGTCCGCGTGCCCCCCTTCGACACGCCTTACGGCCGGGTGGCTGTCCTGGCCGACCCCGACGGCGCGGTCTTCAGCGTGGTGGAGCTGGGCAGGAGCTGA
- a CDS encoding VOC family protein: MPTKTPTTAGMPVWLDLMTPHSEAIRPFYEALLGWTFEQRGSEKGDYGVALSGSRPVAAVVPPFRGQSLWFLYFASTDVQADAERLRELGGQVSLGPLRVGDHGHLLMATDPTGAPFGLWQSGQPQGLGRTGAPGTFAWAELQTRDADRARDFYTALLNNTSRKVPGMEYHTLYRGQDQNVGVMQMDEIHWPPDLPSRWMLYFSVTNTDEAVRTAQASGGRPLSAPHDSPYGRLAVLQDPAGATFSVIQLP; this comes from the coding sequence GTGCCCACCAAGACTCCCACCACTGCCGGAATGCCCGTCTGGCTCGACCTGATGACCCCCCATTCGGAAGCCATTCGCCCCTTTTACGAGGCCCTGCTGGGCTGGACCTTCGAGCAGCGGGGGTCCGAGAAGGGTGACTACGGCGTCGCTCTGTCCGGTTCCCGGCCCGTCGCGGCCGTCGTTCCTCCCTTCAGGGGCCAGAGCCTCTGGTTCCTTTACTTTGCCAGCACCGACGTGCAGGCAGACGCGGAGCGCCTGCGCGAGCTGGGCGGGCAGGTCAGCCTGGGGCCGCTGCGGGTAGGCGACCACGGCCACCTGCTGATGGCGACCGACCCGACCGGTGCGCCGTTCGGTCTGTGGCAGTCGGGCCAGCCGCAGGGCCTGGGCCGGACCGGCGCTCCCGGAACCTTCGCCTGGGCCGAGTTGCAGACCCGTGACGCCGACCGCGCCCGCGACTTTTACACCGCCCTGTTGAATAACACCAGCCGGAAGGTCCCCGGCATGGAGTACCACACCCTTTACCGGGGCCAGGACCAGAACGTTGGGGTGATGCAAATGGACGAGATTCACTGGCCGCCGGACCTGCCCTCGCGCTGGATGCTCTACTTCTCCGTCACGAACACCGACGAGGCGGTGCGGACGGCCCAGGCGAGCGGCGGACGCCCGCTGTCCGCCCCCCACGATTCCCCCTATGGGCGGCTGGCCGTGCTGCAAGACCCCGCCGGCGCGACCTTCTCGGTCATTCAACTGCCGTAG
- the ruvB gene encoding Holliday junction branch migration DNA helicase RuvB: MTEPLDAALRPKSLTEYVGQARLKEKLGVYLQAAKGRKEALDHTLLFGPPGLGKTTLAHIIAHELGVNIRVTSGPAIEKPGDLAAILTNSLEEGDVLFIDEIHRLGRVAEEHLYPAMEDFKLDIVLGQGPAARTIELPLPRFTLVGATTRPGLITAPMRSRFGIIEHLEYYTAEEIGTNLLRDARLLGFGLEDDAALEIGARSRGTMRIAKRLLRRVRDYADVAGESVIGLERAHDALDKQGLDAAGLDDRDKKYLETLIHRFAGGPVGVDTLATAISEDALTLEDVYEPYLIQLGFIKRTPRGRVATAHAYDHLGLPVGGVDEGLGLYTN; encoded by the coding sequence ATGACCGAACCGCTCGACGCCGCCCTGCGCCCCAAGAGCCTGACGGAGTACGTGGGCCAGGCGCGGCTCAAGGAAAAGCTGGGGGTGTACCTCCAGGCCGCCAAGGGCCGCAAGGAAGCCCTCGACCATACGCTGCTGTTCGGGCCGCCCGGCCTGGGCAAGACCACGCTGGCGCACATCATTGCGCACGAACTCGGCGTGAATATCCGGGTCACCTCCGGCCCCGCCATCGAGAAACCCGGCGATCTGGCCGCCATCCTCACGAACAGCCTGGAGGAAGGCGACGTGCTGTTTATCGACGAGATTCACCGGCTGGGCAGGGTGGCCGAGGAACACCTCTACCCGGCGATGGAGGATTTCAAGCTGGACATCGTGCTGGGGCAGGGACCGGCGGCGCGCACCATCGAGCTGCCCCTCCCGCGCTTCACGCTGGTGGGCGCGACCACCCGGCCCGGCCTGATCACCGCGCCGATGCGGAGCCGTTTCGGGATCATCGAACACCTGGAGTACTACACCGCCGAGGAGATCGGCACCAACCTGCTGCGTGACGCCCGCCTGCTGGGCTTCGGGCTGGAGGACGACGCGGCCCTGGAAATCGGCGCACGTTCGCGCGGCACCATGCGAATCGCTAAGCGGCTCCTACGGCGCGTGCGCGACTACGCCGACGTGGCGGGCGAGAGCGTCATCGGGCTGGAGCGGGCGCACGACGCGCTGGACAAGCAGGGGCTGGACGCCGCCGGACTCGACGACCGCGACAAGAAGTACCTCGAAACCCTGATTCACCGCTTCGCGGGCGGCCCCGTCGGCGTGGACACCCTCGCCACCGCCATCAGCGAGGACGCCCTGACGCTGGAGGACGTGTACGAGCCGTACCTGATCCAGCTCGGCTTCATCAAGCGCACCCCCCGAGGGCGCGTCGCCACCGCCCACGCCTACGACCACCTGGGGCTGCCGGTGGGCGGGGTGGACGAGGGGCTGGGGCTGTATACGAACTAA
- a CDS encoding cbb3-type cytochrome c oxidase subunit I, whose amino-acid sequence MTVQHAPQTTAAPRRGAWEVIKDYMMTTDHKKIGLLYIITSIVAFGIGGLLAVAIRLQLALPDLTFLVGHTYNQVLTLHAAVMIFFFLIPIGLFGFGNFFLPLQLGVRDVALPRVNTFAVWLFIFSLILVITGLWNGGAPGVGWTFYYPLSVDGNQTGTSVFMVAVILNGIGSLLGSANFAATVINLRTPGMSLWKMPIFAWSIFATSLLQLVSLGGLTAAALVTYLELKLGLSMFNPGIGGTPILMQQFFWFYSHPAVYVMLLPYLGIAAEIASTMARKPLFGYRVMVYSLLGIVLVSLLVWAHHMFAVGLPEAWQIAFAVATLIVAVPTGVKIFNLIGTLWGGRILMKTPTYWLVGFIFNFLVGGITGVSLGMIPFDYQVTMSYYVVAHFHNVMMFGTAFLVFGGIAYWWPKMTGRFLDEKLGLIHFWLIMVGSWMTFLPQYILGLLGMPRRYYTYPEGNFAWTELNFISTLGALTLLAGGIVWVYNMLQSMRRPITAGPNPWGGFTLEWTAASPPAAYNFAHDFPTTFPTERPLYDWEKSGEKLIPVDPKTIHLPVDSIWPFLTALALFFMGYGLSFGWFTNYTPAGGLQPFFSASPSHVFASIVLYLSIPFFLWALFKWAGTREYAVPVEHHHLTKYDNGFMGMAWFIISEVGLFGVLIAGYVYLRISGHAEPPALRPNIWLAALNTLILVSSSFVIHKAEQDHHHGRYTWFRLGLFITLILGALFMIFQVYEFSLFGHENDWKQNLWQSCFFIIVGLHGLHILIGGTGIALPYYQALTGKMDKYNHGSLTPASLYWHLVDVVWLFIVAIFYAW is encoded by the coding sequence GTGACGGTTCAGCACGCACCGCAGACCACCGCCGCCCCACGCCGGGGGGCCTGGGAGGTTATCAAGGACTACATGATGACCACCGATCACAAGAAGATCGGGCTGCTGTACATCATCACGTCCATCGTCGCCTTCGGGATCGGGGGCCTCCTCGCGGTGGCGATCCGCCTGCAACTGGCGCTTCCCGACCTGACGTTCCTGGTGGGCCACACCTACAACCAGGTGCTGACGCTGCACGCCGCCGTCATGATCTTCTTCTTCCTGATCCCGATCGGGCTGTTCGGGTTCGGGAATTTCTTCCTGCCGCTCCAGCTCGGGGTGCGTGACGTGGCGCTGCCCCGCGTGAACACCTTCGCGGTGTGGCTCTTTATCTTCAGCCTGATCCTGGTGATCACCGGCCTGTGGAACGGCGGCGCGCCGGGCGTGGGCTGGACCTTCTACTATCCCCTCTCGGTGGACGGCAACCAGACCGGCACCAGCGTGTTCATGGTGGCCGTGATCCTCAACGGCATCGGGTCGCTGCTGGGCAGCGCGAACTTCGCGGCCACGGTCATCAACCTACGCACGCCCGGCATGAGCCTGTGGAAGATGCCGATCTTTGCCTGGAGCATCTTTGCGACCAGCCTGCTTCAGCTGGTCAGCCTGGGTGGCCTGACCGCCGCCGCGCTGGTCACCTACCTGGAACTCAAGCTGGGCCTCTCGATGTTCAACCCCGGCATCGGCGGCACCCCGATCCTGATGCAGCAGTTCTTCTGGTTCTACTCGCACCCGGCGGTGTACGTGATGCTGCTGCCCTACCTGGGCATCGCCGCCGAGATCGCCTCCACCATGGCGCGCAAGCCGCTGTTCGGCTACCGCGTGATGGTGTACTCGCTGCTGGGCATCGTGCTGGTGTCGCTGCTGGTGTGGGCGCACCACATGTTCGCGGTGGGTCTGCCCGAAGCCTGGCAGATCGCCTTTGCCGTCGCCACGCTGATCGTGGCCGTGCCCACCGGCGTCAAGATCTTCAACCTGATCGGCACCCTGTGGGGCGGACGCATCCTGATGAAGACGCCGACCTACTGGCTGGTGGGCTTCATCTTCAACTTCCTGGTAGGCGGAATCACCGGCGTCAGCCTGGGCATGATTCCCTTCGACTACCAGGTCACGATGTCCTACTACGTGGTGGCGCACTTCCACAACGTGATGATGTTCGGCACGGCCTTCCTGGTCTTCGGCGGCATCGCCTACTGGTGGCCCAAGATGACCGGGCGCTTCCTGGACGAGAAGCTGGGCCTGATTCACTTCTGGCTGATCATGGTCGGCTCGTGGATGACCTTCCTGCCGCAGTACATCCTGGGGCTGCTGGGTATGCCGCGGCGCTACTACACCTACCCGGAAGGCAACTTCGCCTGGACCGAGCTGAACTTCATCTCCACGCTGGGGGCGCTGACGCTGCTGGCGGGCGGCATCGTGTGGGTCTACAACATGCTCCAGAGCATGCGTCGGCCCATCACCGCCGGCCCGAACCCCTGGGGCGGCTTCACCCTGGAATGGACGGCCGCTTCCCCGCCCGCCGCCTACAACTTCGCGCACGATTTCCCCACCACCTTCCCCACCGAGCGTCCCCTCTACGACTGGGAAAAGAGCGGTGAGAAGCTCATTCCGGTGGACCCCAAGACCATCCACCTGCCGGTGGACTCCATCTGGCCCTTCCTGACGGCGCTGGCCCTGTTCTTCATGGGCTACGGCCTGAGCTTCGGCTGGTTCACCAACTACACCCCGGCGGGCGGGCTGCAACCCTTCTTCAGCGCCAGCCCCAGCCACGTGTTCGCCAGTATCGTGCTGTACCTCAGCATTCCCTTCTTCCTGTGGGCGCTGTTCAAGTGGGCGGGAACGCGCGAGTACGCCGTGCCGGTCGAACACCACCACCTCACGAAGTACGACAACGGCTTCATGGGCATGGCGTGGTTCATCATCTCGGAAGTGGGCCTCTTCGGCGTGCTGATCGCCGGGTACGTGTACCTACGCATCAGCGGCCACGCCGAGCCGCCCGCACTGCGCCCGAACATCTGGCTGGCCGCGCTGAACACCCTGATCCTGGTGTCCTCCTCGTTCGTGATTCACAAGGCCGAGCAGGATCACCACCACGGGCGCTACACCTGGTTCCGGCTGGGCCTCTTCATCACCCTGATCCTGGGCGCGCTGTTCATGATCTTCCAGGTGTACGAGTTCTCGCTGTTCGGCCACGAGAACGACTGGAAGCAGAACCTCTGGCAGTCGTGCTTCTTCATCATCGTCGGCCTGCACGGTCTGCACATCCTGATCGGCGGCACCGGCATCGCCCTGCCGTACTACCAGGCCCTGACCGGCAAGATGGACAAGTACAACCACGGTTCCCTCACCCCCGCCAGCCTGTACTGGCACCTGGTGGACGTGGTGTGGCTGTTTATCGTGGCGATCTTCTACGCGTGGTAG
- a CDS encoding Type 1 glutamine amidotransferase-like domain-containing protein: protein MKLLLTSAGITNPSIQGALIDLLGQPIADANALCIPTAGYGHPQGSPGGAWRFISGREPRTPMCELGWKSLGVLELTALPSIGEERWVPWVREADVVLVNGGDALYLHHWMRASGLADLLPSLHETVWVGLSAGSMVMTPRIGEDFVGWTPPTGGDETLGMVDFSIFPHLDHKDLPENTLADAERWAAGIQGPAYAIDDQTAIKVQGGSSEVISEGHWRLFTP, encoded by the coding sequence TTGAAACTTCTGCTCACGTCCGCCGGGATCACCAACCCCAGTATTCAGGGCGCGCTGATAGACCTCCTGGGTCAGCCGATCGCCGACGCCAACGCCCTCTGTATTCCCACGGCGGGATACGGGCACCCGCAGGGCAGTCCTGGTGGGGCCTGGCGGTTCATCAGCGGGCGAGAACCCAGAACCCCCATGTGTGAGCTGGGGTGGAAATCCCTGGGCGTGCTGGAACTCACGGCGCTGCCCAGCATCGGCGAAGAGCGCTGGGTTCCCTGGGTGCGGGAGGCAGATGTCGTGCTGGTGAATGGCGGCGACGCCCTGTACCTGCATCACTGGATGCGGGCGTCCGGGCTGGCGGACCTCCTGCCGTCGCTGCACGAAACCGTCTGGGTAGGGCTGAGCGCCGGGAGCATGGTGATGACCCCCCGGATCGGGGAGGACTTCGTGGGCTGGACGCCGCCCACCGGGGGAGATGAAACGCTGGGCATGGTTGATTTTTCGATCTTTCCGCATCTGGACCACAAGGATCTGCCGGAAAACACCCTGGCCGACGCGGAAAGGTGGGCGGCTGGCATCCAGGGCCCAGCCTACGCGATTGACGATCAAACCGCGATCAAAGTGCAGGGCGGCAGCAGCGAGGTTATCTCCGAGGGGCACTGGAGGCTCTTTACGCCGTAG
- a CDS encoding ArsC/Spx/MgsR family protein — translation MTAPQVQMFGLKKSAATRAAERFFKERKVKIHFVDLKERPIAKGELARFVQKFGLNALLDLEGKAYERSNLAYLRTTEEGIIARVMETPELLRLPLVRGGKVLTVGEDPEGWARMLEG, via the coding sequence ATGACCGCCCCCCAAGTCCAGATGTTCGGCCTGAAAAAAAGTGCCGCCACCCGTGCCGCCGAGCGGTTTTTCAAGGAGCGCAAGGTCAAGATTCATTTCGTGGACCTGAAGGAACGCCCGATAGCCAAAGGCGAACTGGCCCGCTTCGTGCAGAAGTTCGGCCTGAACGCCCTGCTGGACCTGGAAGGCAAGGCCTACGAGCGCAGCAACCTCGCCTACCTGCGGACCACTGAGGAAGGCATCATCGCCCGCGTCATGGAGACGCCGGAGCTGCTGCGGCTGCCGCTGGTGCGCGGCGGCAAGGTGCTGACGGTGGGCGAGGACCCGGAGGGCTGGGCGCGGATGCTGGAGGGGTGA
- a CDS encoding SCO family protein — MKWLTAALLALAAVLAGVLVSRQVFPQPTGGTALDTPVSLPALRLVNDRGQATTLSDSGGKLRLVFFGFVRCPDVCPATLANLKNTYAGLTPGQRERVQVQLITVDPQHDRPNVLRDYLNRFDPAFTGLTGEAATIDEAARVMYVANMQVQNRPADHSAHQVQGNAQAGATHEDTDPEDEVPGGATEAARIHGDEVRVVDPQGRFVRVYNNAAVLDGELARDLPGLIRVYGR; from the coding sequence ATGAAATGGCTCACGGCGGCGCTCCTGGCTCTGGCGGCGGTTCTGGCAGGGGTGCTGGTTTCCCGCCAGGTTTTCCCGCAGCCGACCGGGGGGACGGCGCTGGATACGCCCGTTTCCCTGCCCGCCCTGCGCCTGGTGAACGACCGGGGACAGGCGACCACGCTGAGCGATTCGGGCGGTAAGTTGCGGCTGGTGTTCTTCGGGTTCGTGCGCTGCCCGGACGTGTGCCCGGCCACGCTGGCGAACCTGAAAAACACCTACGCGGGCCTGACGCCGGGGCAGCGGGAGCGGGTGCAGGTGCAGCTGATCACGGTGGACCCGCAACATGACCGCCCGAACGTGCTGCGCGACTACCTGAACCGCTTCGACCCGGCCTTTACCGGCCTGACGGGCGAGGCCGCCACCATCGACGAGGCCGCCCGCGTGATGTACGTGGCCAACATGCAGGTGCAGAATCGACCTGCCGACCACAGCGCCCACCAGGTTCAAGGCAACGCTCAGGCCGGGGCAACCCACGAGGACACCGACCCTGAGGACGAGGTGCCCGGCGGCGCGACCGAGGCGGCCCGGATTCACGGCGACGAGGTGCGGGTGGTGGACCCGCAGGGCCGCTTTGTGCGCGTCTACAACAACGCGGCAGTGCTGGACGGCGAACTGGCGCGCGACCTGCCAGGGCTGATCCGGGTGTACGGACGCTGA
- a CDS encoding heme o synthase yields MTTDHVTPASGVGSPPRPVRATWRDYLALTKPKVISLLLWTTLTAMFMAARGWPGLWLLVVVSLAGYMSAGSAGVFNMIIDRDIDLKMKRTATRPTTSGLISTRDAAIFGSALQVLSFVMLWVWATPLAAWMSLAGFLTYVVVYTLWLKRNTWHNIVLGGAAGCFPPLVGWAAVTGDLNLFAWFLFAIIFFWTPVHFWALALMIKEEYREVGIPMLPVVHGDRLTVAQIGLYAIYTVVLSVMPVFFQEVGWIYFLSALALGALLLRDSWRLYRHVMAGNAVERKVAVPLYLYSMLYLALLFLMGAVDRVLLG; encoded by the coding sequence ATGACCACCGACCACGTGACGCCCGCTTCCGGTGTGGGCAGCCCGCCCCGGCCGGTCCGCGCGACCTGGCGTGACTACCTGGCGCTGACCAAGCCCAAGGTGATCAGCCTGCTGCTGTGGACCACCCTCACGGCGATGTTCATGGCGGCGCGCGGCTGGCCGGGGCTGTGGCTCCTCGTCGTGGTGAGCCTCGCCGGATACATGTCGGCGGGGTCGGCGGGCGTGTTCAACATGATCATCGACCGCGACATCGACCTCAAGATGAAGCGCACCGCGACCCGGCCCACCACCAGCGGCCTGATCTCCACCCGCGACGCGGCGATCTTCGGCAGCGCCCTGCAAGTCCTGTCCTTCGTGATGCTGTGGGTCTGGGCCACGCCGCTGGCCGCCTGGATGAGTCTGGCGGGGTTCCTCACCTATGTGGTCGTGTATACGCTGTGGCTTAAGCGCAACACCTGGCACAACATCGTGCTGGGCGGGGCCGCCGGGTGCTTCCCGCCGCTGGTGGGCTGGGCCGCCGTGACGGGCGACCTCAACCTCTTCGCGTGGTTCCTCTTCGCCATCATCTTTTTCTGGACGCCGGTGCACTTCTGGGCACTGGCCCTGATGATCAAGGAGGAATACCGCGAGGTCGGCATCCCCATGCTGCCGGTGGTCCACGGCGATCGGCTGACGGTCGCACAGATCGGCCTGTACGCCATCTACACGGTCGTGCTGTCGGTAATGCCGGTGTTTTTCCAGGAGGTCGGCTGGATCTACTTCCTGTCGGCGCTGGCCCTGGGCGCGCTGCTGCTGCGCGATTCCTGGCGGCTTTACCGGCACGTGATGGCCGGCAACGCGGTCGAGCGCAAGGTCGCGGTGCCCCTTTACCTGTACTCGATGCTCTACCTCGCGCTGCTGTTCCTGATGGGCGCGGTGGACCGGGTGCTGCTGGGCTAA
- the coxB gene encoding cytochrome c oxidase subunit II yields MLNTNHSRHRRGPPPHGQPRSLTRPLARTVLVGAGAALLTGCQSQQLLTFGDMASAYNREILWMSIPAIVLSIIIFIGVSYALFYTVRKFREENNDAPPQQFHGNNRLETILVVVPVIIVMLLSLLAVRSLARLNPVPQNAVKVDVLGKQFWWNFGYPAAPAAAGGNVTNGNELVIPTRDWISVTATSGDVIHAFWAPNLGGQRDATPGTQKTWQIQTDRPGVYQGNCNVLCGASHANMRFKVIALDPARYNTFLTAAQAYRAPTPTPGSAEARGYTLFMQGNPATGALACAACHRVQGTPAAGAAGPDLSFFGTRRTLGAGMWEGERARELLHPWIKHSPALKPGSLMPAYDGGTYTLNGKTQKAGLLTDAQIDDVVAYLRSLRLPEEADYWRGVPVIGNSAEGGNP; encoded by the coding sequence ATGTTGAACACCAACCATAGCCGCCACAGGCGCGGACCACCCCCGCATGGGCAGCCCCGGAGCCTGACGCGCCCGCTCGCGCGGACCGTGCTCGTGGGTGCGGGCGCGGCGCTGCTGACCGGGTGCCAGTCGCAGCAACTGCTGACCTTCGGGGACATGGCGTCCGCCTACAACCGCGAGATCTTGTGGATGAGCATCCCGGCCATCGTCCTCTCGATCATCATTTTCATCGGGGTGTCGTACGCGCTGTTCTACACGGTCCGCAAGTTCCGCGAGGAAAACAACGACGCGCCGCCGCAGCAGTTTCACGGCAACAACCGGCTGGAAACCATCCTGGTGGTCGTGCCGGTGATTATCGTGATGCTGCTCAGCCTGCTGGCGGTGCGCTCGCTGGCCCGCCTGAACCCCGTCCCGCAAAACGCCGTGAAGGTGGACGTGCTGGGTAAGCAGTTCTGGTGGAACTTCGGGTATCCGGCCGCACCCGCGGCGGCAGGCGGCAACGTCACCAACGGCAACGAACTGGTGATTCCGACCCGCGACTGGATATCGGTGACGGCCACCAGCGGCGACGTGATTCACGCCTTCTGGGCACCCAACCTGGGCGGCCAGCGTGACGCGACGCCCGGCACTCAGAAGACCTGGCAGATCCAGACGGACCGTCCGGGCGTCTACCAGGGCAACTGCAACGTGCTGTGCGGGGCCAGCCACGCGAACATGCGCTTCAAGGTGATCGCGCTCGACCCGGCCCGTTACAACACCTTCCTGACGGCGGCGCAGGCTTACCGCGCCCCCACGCCCACCCCCGGCAGTGCCGAGGCACGCGGCTACACGCTGTTCATGCAGGGCAACCCCGCGACCGGCGCGCTGGCGTGTGCGGCCTGCCACCGCGTGCAGGGCACCCCCGCGGCGGGCGCGGCGGGACCAGACCTGAGCTTTTTCGGCACGCGCCGCACCCTGGGCGCGGGCATGTGGGAAGGCGAGCGGGCAAGGGAGCTGTTGCACCCCTGGATCAAGCACAGCCCGGCCCTCAAGCCCGGCAGCCTGATGCCCGCCTATGACGGCGGCACCTACACCCTCAACGGCAAGACGCAGAAGGCCGGGCTGCTGACCGACGCGCAGATCGACGACGTGGTCGCCTACCTGCGCAGCCTGCGCCTGCCGGAAGAGGCGGACTACTGGCGTGGTGTGCCGGTCATCGGCAACAGCGCCGAAGGAGGGAACCCGTGA